From Sphingopyxis sp. USTB-05, the proteins below share one genomic window:
- a CDS encoding potassium transporter Kup, with amino-acid sequence MTAESQQAAGGAPRAATAAAETAHYGHGHHGDGKLKLAVGAIGVVFGDIGTSPLYAFRETFAGHHPIEPDRLHIYGVLSLVFWSMMLVVTFKYVLTIMKADNKGEGGSLALLALISRSSGEKRWTWPIILLGVFATALFYGDSMITPAMSVLSATEGLSYVNKGFEPYIVPIALAILIGLFAIQSRGTAKVGMLFGPIMLAYFTMLAILGMIHIVDHPGIILETLNPLNALRFFYVDGFTAFIALGAVVLAVTGAEALYADMGHFGRGPIGLSWLTFVLPALMLNYMGQGAMVLEAEMGPRADLIADPFFQMMPEAWQVPVVILAILATIIASQAVISGAFSLTQQAIQLGFMPRLRVEHTSASAAGQIYIPMVNWGLMVMVIILVLFFGSSSNLAAAYGIAVTGAMFIDTCLMSVVLFTLWKWPAWKALPVLAVFFIVDIAYFGANLIKVPDGGWVPLAIGLTIFTMLTTWSRGRKLMQQEMAEGAMPIPVFVKSAANSATRVPGTAVFMTSSSDGVPHALLHNLKHNKVLHARIILLTIKIADVPFVPEEKFCLLEDLGQGFHRLVLNYGFMQPIDVPEALTRVTSCGGEFKMLETSFFLSRQTLIAASKPGMPIWREKLFAWMLRNSESAMEYFRLPTNRVVELGSQVAI; translated from the coding sequence ATGACTGCTGAGTCGCAACAGGCGGCGGGCGGCGCTCCACGCGCTGCAACTGCTGCCGCCGAAACGGCCCATTACGGCCACGGACATCATGGCGATGGCAAGCTGAAGCTTGCCGTCGGCGCAATCGGTGTCGTGTTTGGCGATATCGGTACCAGTCCGCTTTATGCGTTCCGCGAGACTTTTGCCGGCCACCATCCGATCGAGCCCGACCGGCTACACATCTATGGCGTGCTGAGCCTCGTCTTCTGGTCGATGATGCTCGTCGTCACCTTCAAATATGTGCTGACGATCATGAAGGCCGACAACAAGGGCGAAGGGGGTAGTCTTGCGCTGCTCGCGTTGATCAGCCGTTCGTCGGGCGAGAAGCGCTGGACGTGGCCGATCATCCTGCTCGGCGTGTTCGCGACGGCGCTTTTCTATGGCGACAGCATGATCACCCCGGCGATGTCGGTGCTGTCGGCGACCGAGGGCCTGAGCTATGTCAACAAGGGCTTCGAGCCGTATATCGTGCCGATCGCGCTCGCCATCCTGATCGGCCTGTTCGCGATCCAGTCGCGCGGGACCGCAAAGGTCGGGATGCTGTTCGGGCCGATCATGCTCGCTTATTTCACGATGCTCGCGATCCTTGGTATGATCCACATCGTCGATCATCCGGGGATCATCCTCGAAACGCTGAACCCGCTGAACGCGCTCCGTTTCTTTTACGTCGACGGTTTCACCGCGTTTATCGCGCTTGGCGCGGTCGTGCTGGCGGTGACGGGGGCGGAGGCGCTCTATGCCGACATGGGGCATTTCGGGCGCGGGCCGATCGGGCTTAGCTGGCTGACCTTTGTCCTGCCCGCGCTGATGCTGAACTATATGGGCCAGGGTGCGATGGTGCTCGAGGCCGAGATGGGTCCGCGCGCCGACCTGATCGCCGACCCCTTTTTCCAGATGATGCCCGAGGCCTGGCAGGTGCCGGTCGTCATCCTTGCGATCCTTGCGACGATTATCGCAAGCCAGGCCGTGATCTCGGGCGCTTTTTCGCTGACGCAGCAGGCGATCCAACTGGGCTTCATGCCGCGCCTGCGCGTCGAGCATACGAGTGCTTCCGCTGCGGGGCAGATCTATATTCCGATGGTCAACTGGGGCCTGATGGTGATGGTGATCATCCTCGTCCTCTTCTTCGGATCGTCGAGCAACCTTGCCGCGGCCTATGGCATCGCGGTGACGGGGGCGATGTTCATCGACACCTGTTTGATGAGCGTCGTGCTGTTCACGCTGTGGAAGTGGCCGGCGTGGAAAGCGCTGCCTGTGCTCGCCGTCTTCTTCATCGTCGATATCGCCTATTTCGGCGCGAACCTGATCAAGGTGCCCGACGGCGGCTGGGTGCCGCTGGCGATCGGTCTCACCATCTTCACGATGCTGACGACCTGGTCGCGCGGACGCAAGCTGATGCAGCAGGAGATGGCCGAGGGCGCGATGCCGATCCCGGTGTTTGTGAAGTCCGCGGCGAACAGTGCAACGCGCGTGCCGGGGACTGCGGTGTTCATGACGTCGAGCAGCGACGGCGTGCCGCACGCGCTGCTTCATAACCTTAAACACAATAAGGTGCTGCACGCCCGGATCATCCTGCTGACGATCAAGATCGCCGACGTGCCCTTCGTCCCCGAGGAAAAATTCTGCCTGCTCGAGGATCTGGGGCAGGGGTTCCACCGGCTCGTCCTCAATTATGGCTTCATGCAGCCGATCGACGTGCCCGAGGCGCTAACCCGCGTCACGAGCTGCGGCGGCGAGTTCAAAATGCTGGAAACGAGCTTTTTCCTGTCGCGCCAGACGCTGATTGCGGCGAGCAAGCCGGGTATGCCGATCTGGCGTGAAAAGCTGTTCGCGTGGATGCTGCGCAATTCGGAAAGTGCGATGGAATATTTTCGCCTGCCCACCAATCGCGTGGTCGAACTGGGGAGTCAGGTCGCGATCTGA
- a CDS encoding cytochrome c biogenesis factor — protein MIWLWVMLVALLTIVGIFWLGKLPAAARPAGAAVMLGLAGYALQGHPSLPGKPVAAPEEPEGFGEALTDQRQGMSERFGPAAQWLGMSDGFARTGKTELAAKTLEKGLEKYPDNVDLWVGLGNALAAHGGGMMSPAAALAFDEAAKRDPSHPAPPFFAGLALAQGGDLKGADAVWTQLLARSPADAPWRPDLEMRLAQLRQALGPELPAEAPAGPPPADVPN, from the coding sequence ATGATCTGGCTCTGGGTCATGCTCGTCGCTCTGCTGACGATCGTGGGCATCTTCTGGCTTGGCAAGCTGCCCGCCGCGGCGCGGCCGGCCGGGGCGGCGGTGATGCTGGGCCTCGCGGGTTATGCATTGCAAGGCCATCCATCGCTGCCCGGCAAGCCCGTTGCAGCACCCGAGGAGCCCGAGGGTTTCGGCGAGGCGCTGACCGACCAGCGGCAGGGGATGTCCGAACGTTTCGGCCCTGCGGCGCAGTGGCTCGGCATGTCCGACGGTTTTGCGCGCACCGGCAAGACCGAACTTGCCGCGAAGACGCTCGAAAAAGGGCTGGAGAAATATCCCGACAATGTCGACCTGTGGGTCGGGCTCGGCAACGCGCTTGCAGCGCACGGCGGGGGCATGATGTCGCCGGCGGCGGCGCTGGCGTTCGACGAGGCGGCGAAACGCGATCCATCGCATCCGGCGCCCCCCTTCTTTGCGGGACTGGCGCTGGCGCAGGGCGGCGACCTGAAAGGCGCCGATGCGGTGTGGACCCAGCTCCTTGCGCGCAGCCCCGCCGATGCGCCCTGGCGCCCCGACCTCGAAATGCGGCTGGCGCAGTTGCGGCAGGCGCTGGGCCCTGAGCTGCCCGCCGAGGCTCCGGCGGGGCCTCCGCCCGCGGACGTCCCAAATTGA
- a CDS encoding cytochrome c-type biogenesis protein yields MSLRFVLLFLLGALALPLAAQDRLPPAPYAYQQLKDPAEEARAKALMEELRCLVCQGQSIADSDAPLAGDMRHEVRSKIAAGESPAEIKAWLVARYGNWVSYDPPFDGATALLWLGPLLFLALGGWLAFGRFRRGANDEEDEAA; encoded by the coding sequence ATGAGCCTCCGGTTCGTCCTCTTGTTCCTGTTAGGCGCGCTTGCGCTGCCGCTTGCCGCGCAGGACCGGCTGCCGCCCGCGCCCTATGCCTATCAGCAACTCAAGGATCCCGCTGAGGAAGCACGCGCCAAGGCGCTGATGGAGGAGCTGCGCTGTCTGGTCTGCCAAGGGCAGTCGATCGCCGACAGCGACGCGCCGCTGGCGGGCGATATGCGCCACGAAGTGCGCAGCAAGATCGCGGCGGGCGAGAGCCCGGCCGAGATCAAGGCATGGCTCGTCGCGCGTTATGGCAATTGGGTCAGCTATGATCCGCCGTTCGACGGCGCCACGGCGCTGCTCTGGCTGGGGCCGCTGCTCTTCCTCGCGCTGGGCGGATGGCTGGCCTTTGGCCGTTTCCGCCGCGGTGCGAACGATGAAGAGGACGAGGCGGCATGA
- a CDS encoding DsbE family thiol:disulfide interchange protein, whose translation MKNRWVLFVPLAIMGLLFGAFVYRLVTPAETLIQSQWIDKPMPLFDLPPATAGVEGLKSSQLADGRPRLVNVFASWCIPCRAEAPQLEALKAAGVPIDGIAIRDRPEDVAMFLREFGNPFDRIGSDMQSSVQIALGSSGVPETFLIDGKGIIREQIQGVILADQVPEIVAKLEAMK comes from the coding sequence GTGAAGAACCGCTGGGTCCTGTTTGTGCCGCTCGCGATCATGGGATTGTTGTTCGGCGCCTTCGTCTATCGGTTGGTGACGCCCGCCGAGACGCTGATCCAGTCGCAGTGGATCGACAAACCGATGCCGTTGTTCGACCTGCCCCCCGCCACTGCTGGCGTCGAAGGATTGAAGAGCAGCCAACTCGCCGACGGACGGCCGCGGTTGGTGAATGTTTTCGCGAGCTGGTGCATCCCGTGCCGCGCGGAGGCGCCGCAGCTTGAGGCATTGAAGGCCGCTGGCGTACCGATCGATGGCATCGCGATCCGCGACCGGCCCGAGGATGTCGCGATGTTCCTGCGCGAATTTGGCAACCCCTTCGACCGCATCGGTTCGGACATGCAGAGCAGCGTCCAGATCGCGCTCGGGTCGTCGGGCGTCCCCGAAACCTTCCTGATCGACGGCAAGGGTATTATTCGCGAGCAAATCCAGGGCGTGATCCTTGCCGATCAGGTGCCCGAAATCGTCGCCAAGCTCGAGGCGATGAAATGA
- a CDS encoding heme lyase CcmF/NrfE family subunit encodes MIAELGLALLWIAAALACLSLVAGTLFLRGGSKDLAALVRPASVAQGVLTAVAFGLLIALFVRSDMSVELVARNSNSLKPMIFKVAGTWGNHEGSMLLWLMILSLSGGLIAIFEKRLREDTLVATLAAQAALSLGFFAFLLFSSNPFKRLPIAPPDGQGLNPLLQDIGLAFHPPTLYVGYVGLSVAFSFAVGALITREIGPAFARAMRPWVLGSWIFLTLGITAGSYWAYYELGWGGWWFWDPVENVSLVPWLAGAALLHSVAVTATRNALRAWTVMLAVVGFSMSMVGTFIVRSGLLTSVHSFAVDPERGTFLLALMAIYIGGALTLFALRAGSVAEGKKFALLSREGSLVINNLLLTTILALVLLGTLYPIVAEAMGEKISVGPPYYNKVAGPLALILCLVMVAGPLLSWRKDDGTRLWSRLPAAILAGAAVLFALILFGGKVGILPLLGMTVAGIVAVASLAPLWGRNLRRTPLPTWGMVIAHFGVAVCLAGMGAESAFIKERLVAAAPGEVVKVGDFKVKFVGVKPIAGPNYTAIEGTLVATTSSGGSFTMKPEARTFPGLMGTAPTETNEAALLTRPGGQLYAVLGHPVTSDDGSADRYQIRLWWKPLVWWIWLGGALIAIGAALSLLGRAQLLNIWRARRARKAEERFA; translated from the coding sequence ATGATCGCTGAACTCGGTCTGGCCCTGCTGTGGATCGCGGCCGCGCTCGCATGTCTGTCGCTCGTCGCGGGGACTTTGTTCCTGCGCGGCGGTTCAAAGGATCTGGCGGCGCTTGTGCGGCCGGCGAGCGTTGCGCAGGGCGTTCTGACCGCGGTCGCATTCGGGCTGCTCATTGCGCTGTTCGTGCGCTCCGACATGTCGGTCGAGTTGGTCGCGCGCAACAGCAACAGTTTGAAACCGATGATCTTCAAGGTCGCGGGAACGTGGGGAAATCACGAAGGATCGATGCTGCTATGGCTGATGATCCTGTCGCTGTCGGGCGGGTTGATCGCGATATTCGAAAAGCGGCTGCGCGAGGATACGCTGGTCGCGACGCTCGCGGCGCAAGCGGCGTTGAGCCTCGGTTTCTTTGCCTTTCTGCTGTTCTCGTCGAACCCGTTCAAGCGGCTTCCGATCGCGCCTCCTGACGGTCAAGGGCTGAACCCGCTGCTTCAGGACATCGGGCTCGCCTTCCATCCCCCGACGCTTTACGTCGGCTATGTCGGCCTGTCGGTCGCGTTCAGCTTTGCCGTCGGCGCGCTGATCACGCGCGAAATCGGTCCGGCTTTTGCCCGCGCGATGCGGCCGTGGGTGCTCGGAAGCTGGATTTTCCTGACGCTCGGTATCACCGCGGGCAGCTATTGGGCCTATTATGAGCTCGGCTGGGGCGGCTGGTGGTTCTGGGATCCGGTCGAGAATGTCTCGCTCGTACCCTGGCTCGCCGGGGCGGCGCTGCTTCATTCGGTTGCTGTCACCGCGACGCGTAACGCGCTGCGCGCCTGGACGGTGATGCTCGCGGTCGTCGGCTTTTCGATGTCGATGGTGGGGACGTTCATCGTCCGGTCGGGTCTGTTGACCAGCGTTCACAGCTTTGCGGTCGACCCCGAGCGCGGGACTTTCCTGCTTGCGCTGATGGCGATCTATATCGGCGGGGCGCTGACCCTTTTCGCTCTGCGCGCGGGAAGCGTCGCGGAGGGCAAGAAATTCGCGCTGCTCAGCCGCGAAGGCTCGCTGGTAATCAACAATCTGCTGCTGACGACGATCCTCGCGCTGGTCCTTCTTGGCACGCTTTATCCAATCGTCGCCGAGGCGATGGGCGAGAAGATCTCGGTCGGGCCGCCCTATTATAACAAGGTCGCCGGGCCGCTTGCGCTGATCCTCTGTCTCGTGATGGTGGCAGGGCCGCTGCTTAGCTGGCGCAAGGATGACGGCACCCGGCTGTGGTCGCGGCTTCCCGCCGCGATCCTGGCCGGGGCAGCGGTGCTTTTTGCGCTGATCCTGTTCGGCGGCAAGGTCGGTATTTTGCCGCTGCTCGGCATGACCGTCGCGGGGATTGTAGCGGTCGCGAGCCTGGCGCCGCTGTGGGGCCGCAACCTGCGCCGTACGCCGCTGCCGACATGGGGCATGGTGATCGCGCATTTCGGTGTCGCGGTGTGCCTTGCCGGGATGGGCGCCGAAAGCGCCTTTATCAAGGAGCGGTTGGTTGCCGCGGCGCCGGGCGAAGTAGTGAAGGTCGGCGATTTCAAGGTGAAGTTCGTCGGCGTGAAGCCGATCGCAGGGCCGAATTATACCGCGATCGAAGGCACGCTGGTCGCGACGACATCGTCGGGCGGCAGCTTTACGATGAAGCCCGAGGCGAGGACATTCCCGGGGCTCATGGGCACGGCGCCGACCGAAACGAACGAAGCCGCGTTGCTGACGCGGCCAGGCGGCCAGCTCTATGCCGTGCTCGGCCATCCGGTGACGAGCGACGACGGCAGCGCCGACCGTTACCAGATCCGCCTGTGGTGGAAGCCGCTGGTGTGGTGGATCTGGCTCGGCGGTGCGCTGATCGCGATCGGCGCAGCGCTGTCGCTGCTCGGGCGTGCGCAATTGCTGAACATCTGGCGCGCCCGCCGCGCCCGCAAGGCTGAGGAACGTTTCGCGTGA